CTCATGTCGTGCACCAGATCCGCGTGAGCGGCCGACGCCGATGCCGGGTTGGCCCTCACCACCACGAGTAGGTCGGGGTCGAGTTCCGCCACCAGCCCGGACGCGATGTGACGAAGCCGCCGGCTGACGCGGTGGCGAGTCACCGAATCACCGACGGCTTTGCTGACGACCAGGCCGAAACGAGGACCGCCCACGCGGATCTCCGAAGAGTCCACGTGGGCGTGTACGACCATCGTCCGGCGGCCCTTCCTGGCACCCTTCCGGACCACCTCCGCGAAATCAGCGGAACGGTGGAGCCGGTGGGTCCTGGGAAGCACTCGCCACCCCGGCCCGGGTCAGGCCGTCAACGAAGCGCGGCCCTTGCGGCGACGTGCGCCGACGATGCCGCGGCCGGCGCGCGTGCGCATCCGCAGA
This Dietzia psychralcaliphila DNA region includes the following protein-coding sequences:
- the rnpA gene encoding ribonuclease P protein component, which translates into the protein MLPRTHRLHRSADFAEVVRKGARKGRRTMVVHAHVDSSEIRVGGPRFGLVVSKAVGDSVTRHRVSRRLRHIASGLVAELDPDLLVVVRANPASASAAHADLVHDMRTGLATAVARAREARS
- the rpmH gene encoding 50S ribosomal protein L34; this encodes MAKGKRTFQPNNRRRAKVHGFRLRMRTRAGRGIVGARRRKGRASLTA